The following are encoded together in the Zingiber officinale cultivar Zhangliang chromosome 8A, Zo_v1.1, whole genome shotgun sequence genome:
- the LOC122011811 gene encoding equilibrative nucleotide transporter 3-like yields MSTHMQSWELDKTKGRFTALFITWLLGNGSLFAWNSMLTIGDYYAFLFPRYHPTRILTLVYQPFALGTIVILAYHEARLNTRRRNLAGYSLFFLSSLGLLVLDLATSGKGGLGIFIGVCIASAAFGVADGFAQGGMVGDLSLMCPEFIQSFMAGLAASGTLTSALRLTTKAAFESSDDGLRKGAMLFLAISTFFELLCIFLYAFMFPKLPIVKYYRSKAASEGSMTVTADLAAAGIQSSVNNAAAMEDPKQFERLSNKELLVQNIDYALDLFLIYVLTLSIFPGFLAEDTGSHSLGSWYTLVLIAMYNVWDLVGRYVPLMKPIKLVSRKSLMFASLSRFLFIPAFYFTAKHGDQGWMIMLTSVLGLSNGYLTVCVLTEAPKGYKGPEQNALGNLLVVFLIAGLFSGVVLDWLWLIGKGW; encoded by the exons ATGAGTACCCACATGCAAAGCTGGGAACTAGACAAAACAAAG GGAAGATTTACTGCGTTGTTTATAACCTGGCTACTTGGGAATGGATCTCTTTTCGCGTGGAACAGCATGTTGACCATTGGGGATTACTACGCTTTTCTCTTTCCG AGATATCATCCGACGAGAATACTCACACTTGTCTACCAACCTTTTGCTCTGGGAACAATAGTCATATTAGCGTATCACGAAGCAAGACTTAATACTAGACGTCGAAATCTGGCGGGTTACTCCCTCTTCTTCTTAAGTTCACTTGGTCTTCTTGTG TTAGATTTAGCAACATCAGGTAAAGGTGGGTTGGGCATCTTCATTGGTGTTTGTATAGCGAGTGCAGCATTTGGTGTCGCAGACGGTTTTGCTCAAGGAGGGATGGTTGGTGATTTATCTTTGATGTGTCCAGAATTTATTCAA TCTTTCATGGCTGGGCTCGCAGCTTCTGGGACTCTGACTTCtgctttgagattaacaacgaaAGCAGCATTTGAGAGTTCAGATGATGGCCTTCGCAAGGGAGCAA TGTTGTTTCTTGCGATCTCAACTTTTTTTGAGCTGCTTTGCATCTTTCTCTATGCATTTATGTTTCCTAAATTACCAATAGTCAAATACTACCGATCAAAAGCTGCTTCTGAAGGATCCATGACAGTCACTGCTGACCTTGCTGCTGCTGGCATTCAATCATCAGTAAACAATGCAGCT GCAATGGAGGATCCGAAGCAGTTCGAGCGCTTAAGTAACAAAGAACTGCTAGTTCAAAATATCGATTATGCGCTTGACCTCTTCTTGATATACGTCTTGACACTGTCAATCTTCCCTGGTTTCTTAGCAGAAGATACTGGTTCTCATAGCTTGGGTTCATG GTATACACTTGTTTTGATTGCCATGTATAATGTCTGGGACCTTGTGGGTAGATATGTACCTCTTATGAAGCCCATCAAGTTGGTATCAAGGAAAAGTCTCATGTTTGCCAGTCTCTCACGCTTCCTATTCATCCCAGCATTCTATTTCACAGCTAAACACGGAGATCAAGGGTGGATGATAATGTTGACCTCCGTCTTAGGACTGAGCAATGGCTATCTCACTGTTTGCGTTCTTACAGAAGCACCAAAAGGATACAAG GGTCCGGAACAAAATGCATTGGGGAATTTGTTGGTAGTTTTTTTAATTGCAGGTCTTTTCTCAGGCGTCGTACTCGACTGGTTGTGGCTAATTGGTAAAGGTTGGTAA